A section of the Heptranchias perlo isolate sHepPer1 chromosome 44, sHepPer1.hap1, whole genome shotgun sequence genome encodes:
- the LOC137306691 gene encoding aquaporin-3-like, with protein MGRTTIIAKKVQNALQLKNHLVRECLAEFLGVCILILFGCGAVAQMVTSHRTRGKFLSVNLGFGLGATFGTYIAGGISGAHLNPAVSFCLCLLGRFQWKKLPFYMIFQTFGGFVGAAIVYGVHHDGILAVDNGTLSVTGPRATAFIFGTYPAPYLTLPNGFIDQLIGTGTLLLCILAVGDCQNHGAPKPLQPIFIGLSVVAIGMSMGSNSGYAINPARDFGPRLLTLAAGWGTEVFTAGGGWWWIPIVAPMVGAVLGSLVYELLIELHHLGAEGVSDEKDPKELKLKSKERATGKGEMAGEDDHYIMAM; from the exons ATGGGGAGAACGACAATTATCGCCAAGAAAGTGCAGAACGCGTTGCAACTCAAGAACCACCTCGTCAGGGAATGTCTGGCTGAGTTTCTAGGAGTTTGCATTTTAATT CTGTTTGGATGTGGCGCAGTGGCACAGATGGTGACGAGCCATAGGACCCGCGGCAAATTTCTCTCCGTCAACCTGGGGTTCGGCCTCGGTGCCACCTTTGGCACCTACATCGCCGGTGGCATCTCGG GTGCCCATTTGAATCCGGCTGTGTCCTTCTGCTTGTGTTTGCTGGGAAGGTTCCAGTGGAAGAAGCTGCCCTTCTACATGATCTTTCAGACCTTTGGGGGCTTTGTTGGTGCCGCCATAGTCTATGGGGTTCATCACG ATGGGATACTAGCGGTTGACAATGGGACTCTTTCCGTCACTGGCCCGCGAGCAACGGCGTTTATTTTTGGCACCTATCCCGCACCGTACCTCACTCTTCCGAATGGCTTCATCGACCAG CTAATAGGCACTGGCACcctgctcctctgtatcctcgcCGTGGGAGACTGCCAGAACCACGGAGCACCCAAGCCCCTGCAGCCCATCTTCATCGGCCTGTCGGTAGTGGCCATCGGAATGTCCATGGGCTCCAACTCTGGCTACGCCATCAACCCGGCCCGTGATTTCGGCCCCCGCCTGTTGACCCTGGCGGCAGGCTGGGGCACAGAGGTCTTTAC GGCTggcggagggtggtggtggattccCATCGTGGCGCCAATGGTCGGCGCCGTCCTGGGCTCCCTCGTCTACGAGCTTTTGATCGAGCTGCACCACCTGGGGGCTGAGGGCGTCTCGGATGAGAAGGACCCGAAGGAGCTAAAGTTGAAGAGCAAGGAAAGAGCGACTGGCAAGGGTGAGATGGCGGGAGAGGACGACCACTACATAATGGCCATGTGA